CCCCGACCCCAGCCCCCGACTGCGGGCCACGCCGCTGGCCGACGAACCCCTCGTCGCCGCCGTCGCCGCCGACCACCCCCTGGCCCGCCGCGACGGGCCCGCCGCGCTCGACGAACTGGCCGGACTGGACCTGCTGCTGTGGCCGCGCCGCACCGCCCCCGCCTACCACGACCGCATCCTGGAGATCTGCCGGGCCGCGGGCCTGACCGTCACCGTGCGGCCCGGCCCCCGCCGCGCCCTCACCCGCTCCTACCTGCTCGCCGGACGCGACGTGTTCGCGCTGCTGCCCCGGGGCGCGGCGGCGCTGCCCGTGCCGGGCCTGGCGCTGCTGCCGCTGCGCGACCCCGACGCCGTCGTCCCCCTGGTGCTCCTCGGCCGCCACGACGAGGACCGGCCCGAGACCGCCGAGATCGCCGACGCCCTGCGCGAGACCGTCGCCGCCCTCCTCGACGCCGGCGGCCCCACCCCCTGAGCCCCCGCGACGATCAGGCCAGGTCGGCCAGGTCGGCCAGGACGTCCGCCAGGTCCGCCGGCCTGGACAGCATCGGCCAATGCCCCGTCGGCAGCTCCCGGTACGTCCACTCCGGTCCCGTCGACATCGCGAACACCGGATTGCCCCCGGCCGCGAGCGTCTCCACCATCGCGACCGGGAACGTGGTCGCCACCAGGGTCTTCGGGGTGTCCGGCACCCGCTCCGGCCGCGGCAGCGGCTGCGCGCCCGTCCCGTACGGCTGCGGCGTGGCCCGCTCCCGCAGCTCGGCCAGCCGCTCGGGCGACAGGCCCGCCAGGTTCTGCGGGTCCTCGGCCGGGTCGAACGGCGGCGGCGGGATCATCCGCCCCCCGCCCTCCCGAACGACCCTCTCCTCGGTCGCCGCCCGCTCCTGCGGCTCGAAGAAGTCCAGCATCGCCATCCCCGACGGCAGCGGCGCCGCGTCCACGTACACCACCCGCGCCAGCCGCCCGGGGATCCGGTCCGCGACGCCCGTCACCGTCATGTTCGCGCCGCTGTGCCCCACCAGCACCACGTCCCGCAGATCGCGGCCCTCGATCACGCCGACGAGGTCGGCGACGTGGGCGTCCAACCCGATGTCGGCCGCCGCCGCCTCCCCGGCCCGCTCGGCCAACCCCGGCAGCGTCACCGCGTGGACGTCGTGCCCGCCGGCGCGCAGCCGCGCCGCCACGTCGTCCCACGCCCACGCGCCCAGCCAGAAACCGGGGACCAGTACGAACGTCGCCATCCCACTCTCCTTCACCGTCGTCTCACCCGAGCCGATGACCTCACACTAAGCTCGATACAGGACAGAACCCGCCCGCATTGGGACGGTGACCCGTGTCACACCCGACGACCCGCGTCCTCGCCATGCTCGAACTGCTGCAGGCCCACCCCGGCATGGGCGGCGCCGAACTCGCCCGCCGCCTCGGCGTCGACCGGCGCACCGTCCGCCGCTACGCCGCCCGCCTCGACGAACTCGGCGTGCCCGTCGTCGCCGACCGCGGCCGCCACGGCGGCTACCGGCTCATGCCCGGCTACAAACTGCCGCCGCTGATGCTCACCGACGACGAGGCCGCCGCCGTCGTCCTCGGCCTGCTCGCCGGCCGCCGCGTCGGCCTGCCCGCCGACGCCACCGAGAGCGCCCTCGCCAAGGTCCAGCGGGTCCTGCCCGCCGCGCTCCGCGACCGCGTCCAGGCCCTGCGGGACACCCTCGACTTCACCCTCGCCCCCCGGCCGGCCGCCGCCCCCGCCACCGACGCCGTCCTCACCCTGGCCGCCGCCGCCCGCGACACCCGCCGCGTCCGACTGCGCTACCGGTCGTGGAAGGGCGAGGACAGCGAACGCGACCTGGACCCCCACGGGCTGGTCTTCCACTCCGGCCGCTGGTACGTCACCGGGCACGACCACCTCAGCGGACAGATCCGCACCTTCCGCGTCGACCGCGTCGTCTCCGCCGTCGCCGGCGCCGCCACCTACACCGTCCCCGACGACGCCGACCCCGTCGGCCGCGTCACCCGGTCGCTGGCCGCCGTCCCCTACGCCCACGAGGTCGAGGTGCTCCTGGAGACCACCCTCGACCACGCCCGCCGCCGCGTCCCCCCGACCATCGGCGCCCTCGCCCCCGTCGACGGGGGAGTGCTCCTCACCGCCCGCACCGAACGGCTCGACGGCACCGCCGCCCTCCTCGCCGGCCTCGCCGTGCCGTTCACCGTCCACCGGCCCGACGCGCTGCGCGACGCCGTCCGCGACCTCGCCGACGCCCTGCGCGCCCACGCCGACCGCCCCGCACCGCCCGCCCCCGACCCGACGTCAGGGCGCCAGACCCGCCTCCCGGCCGCGCAGGACGGCCTGGGCCCGGTCGGCGACCTGTAGCTTGCCGAACACCGTCGAGACGTTGTTGCGCACCGTCTTGGGCGACAACCCCAGCCGATCGGCGATCTGACCGTTCGTCAGACCCGCCGCGAGCAGCCCCAGCACCTGCCGCTCCCGCTCGGTCAACTGCGGGAACGGCCGACCCGCCGGCCCCGGCCGGGACGCGGCCGCCAACCGCGCGAAGTACGCCGTCACCCGCCCCGCCAGCGCCGGACCGAAGATCACCTCGCCGCCGGCCACCGCCGTGATGCCCCGCAGGATCTCCTGCTGGTCCGCGCCCTTCACCAGGAAGCCCCGCGCCCCCGCCAGCATCGCGGCGAACACGCTCTCGTCGTCCTCGTGCATGGTCAGCACCAGCACCCCGGTCCCCGGCCGGGCGCCCACGATCCGCCGCGTCGCCTCGATGCCGTCCAACCGCGGCATCTGCAGATCCATCACCACCACCTGCGGCTCCAGCCGACCCGCCAGCTCCACCGCCTCGGCGCCGTCGGCCGCCGTCCCCACCACCTCCACCGCCCCGGTCGAGGCCAGCATCATCCGCAGCCCGTCCCGGTACACCGGGTGATCGTCGGCGACCAGCACCCGCGTCCCCGTCATCGCGCCCCTCCCCGCACCGCCGCCGCGACCGCCGCCCGCGCGCCCCGACCCGCGTACGGGATCACCGCGTGCACCCGCGTGCCGCCCCCGTTGCGCGCCGACACCGTGCAACGCCCGCCGAGCTCCTCGGCCCGCTCCCGCATGCCCACCAGACCCACCCCCATCCCCGCGCCCGCGGCCACCCCCGCGCCGTCGTCGACGACCTCCACCTCCAACCCGTCCGCCGCCGCCGCCAACCGCACCTCGCACCGCCGCGCCCCCGCGTGCCGGGCCGTGTTCGACAACGCCTCCGCCACGATCCGATAGGCCGCCACCTCCGGCGCCGCCGGCAGCTCCGCCAACTCGCCCCGCACCTCGACGCTCACCCGCAGACCCCCTCCCGTGAACTGCTCGGCCTGCCTGCGCACCGCGCCCTCCAACCCGAACTGGTCCAACGCCGGCGGCCGCAGATCGTGCACCAGCCGCCGCACGTCGCCCAGCACCGTCCGCAGATCCCCGCGCACGTCCACCAGCGTCCCGTCGGCCGCCTCCGGATCCCGCACCGCCAGGTTCCGCGCCGTCTCGATCTTCAACGCGGCCGCCGCCAGCGCCGGACCCAACCCGTCGTGCAGATCCCGGCGCAGCCGCCGCCGCTCCTCCTCGATCCCCGTCACCAACCGCTCCCGCGCCCGCTGCAGCTCCTCGGTCGCCTCGGTCGCCCGCGCCGCGGCCGCCGCCTGCCGCACCACGTCCGCCAGCAGCCGCTGATCGGCGTCCGACAACCGCGACCCCGCCCGCGGCACCAGCGTCAACCGCCCGATCGGCACCTCCCGGTACGCGAACGGGATCACCACCGGATCCCGGCCCGCCTGCGCCGCCGACCCGTGCTGCACCACCAGCGTGTGCCCGTCGGTACGGTCCAACTCCACCCGCACGTACGGGGAGCCGAACGCCCCCGACAGCACCCGGGCCACCTCCATCAACAGCTCGTCGGGCCCGATCGACTCCTCCAACCGCCGCGCCAACGCCGACACCACGTCGTACGGCTCGCCGCGCCCGGTCAACACCCGGTTCACCCACCGCTGCAACCGCAGCCGCAGCGGCGCGTACAGCACCGCCACCACCCCCGCCGCCGTCACCGCCGCCAACGGCTCCTCGATGAACGCGCCCACGCTCGTGAACACCGCGACGTCGATCCCGATCACCGCCGCCGCCAACGACCCGTACAGCAGCGTCCGCCCCAGCAGCAGGTCCACGTCGTACAGCCGGTACCGCGCCACCGCCACCAGGATCGCCGCCGCCAGCACCGCGTGCGAGGCCACCAGCGTCAGGTCGCCCACCCACCAGGCCACGTCCGGCGACGCCCACCGGTACACCGCCAGGCTCAACCCCGCCAACAGCAGTTCGGCGACCCCCGCCAGCAGCATCCACCGCAACTGCGCCCGCCGCTCCCCGCCCGAACGCCGGAACCGCGCCGCGAACGCCGCCAACGCCGTGACCATCACCCCGGTGAAACCCACCGAGAACAACAGCTCCGAATGCCCCCAGAAACCGTCCGGCAGCGACGGCGTCACCGGGTCCAACGGCACCCCCCGCAACCCCGGCGCCGGCGCCTCCCCCCGGGAGAACACCCGCCACGGCACCGTCAGGATGTACAGCACCCCCAACGCCAGCACCGCCAACGCGCACGCCGCCGGCCACCGCCACCGCCACGACGGCAGCCTCCCGTCGGGGAAGTACAGCAACAGCACCGGAATGACCACGTTGATCATCGGCCCCCACCGGGCCCCCACGAACAACAGCGTCGCCGTCAACGGCAGGTCGCCGTCGTGACGCAGCACCGACAACGTCGCGTACGCCGCCCCCGCCCCGTCCGCGACCGCCACGAACCCGCCCGCCAACAGCAGCCACGTCAACGGATGCCGGGGCATCCGCGTCGCCAGCGCCGCCCCCGGCAGCGCCAGCGTCAGACCCGTGAACGACGAACCCCAGTGCGCCCAGTTCAACGGCTCCGGCGGCTTGCCCGACCCGGTCAACGCCGTCGCCCACAGACCACCGGCCGTCCCCGCCACGCACAGGGCGGCCACCAGCAGCGCCAGCGAGACCAGACGCCGATTGGCGCCGGAGACGGGGGAGGGGAGGATCACGGGCAGAGCATGACATCGGTGATGTCCCGTGGTCGCGGGTGCGGCGTCCCGGCCCCGCCGGGACAACCCGCACCACCGCGCCCGGACGCGGGGGACCGGTCCCGGCCCGGGACGGGCCGTCCCGGGGCGCCCGGGAGGCCGTCGCGCCATCGTGAACGTCACCTGGGCCGCGCGGCCGCCGCGCCATCGTGAACGTCCCCGGGACCGCGGAGGTCCCGATGTCGGTCCGCCCGCGACGCGCCGCCGTCCTCCTCGACGGACGCCGGCCGCTGCGGCGGGCGCTGCGGCCCCGGCCTCACCCTGACGGCCGCCGCCGTACCGTGGGGCGGCTGCCCGAGCCGTCGGCCATGAGGCACTCACCCGAGGGGATCCGGAGCGCCGAGACTTCGGCTTTCCCGCTCTACCGGGTGCCGTTCGCGCACCTCCCGGCGGCCGCCCGGGCCACCGGCGACGCCGAGGAACGCGCCCTCCCGCCGGGCGATGGCCGCGCCTTGCCGCCTCGTCCGCGCTCGCGC
The DNA window shown above is from Thermomonospora umbrina and carries:
- a CDS encoding response regulator transcription factor — its product is MTGTRVLVADDHPVYRDGLRMMLASTGAVEVVGTAADGAEAVELAGRLEPQVVVMDLQMPRLDGIEATRRIVGARPGTGVLVLTMHEDDESVFAAMLAGARGFLVKGADQQEILRGITAVAGGEVIFGPALAGRVTAYFARLAAASRPGPAGRPFPQLTERERQVLGLLAAGLTNGQIADRLGLSPKTVRNNVSTVFGKLQVADRAQAVLRGREAGLAP
- a CDS encoding alpha/beta fold hydrolase — encoded protein: MATFVLVPGFWLGAWAWDDVAARLRAGGHDVHAVTLPGLAERAGEAAAADIGLDAHVADLVGVIEGRDLRDVVLVGHSGANMTVTGVADRIPGRLARVVYVDAAPLPSGMAMLDFFEPQERAATEERVVREGGGRMIPPPPFDPAEDPQNLAGLSPERLAELRERATPQPYGTGAQPLPRPERVPDTPKTLVATTFPVAMVETLAAGGNPVFAMSTGPEWTYRELPTGHWPMLSRPADLADVLADLADLA
- a CDS encoding sensor histidine kinase, encoding MILPSPVSGANRRLVSLALLVAALCVAGTAGGLWATALTGSGKPPEPLNWAHWGSSFTGLTLALPGAALATRMPRHPLTWLLLAGGFVAVADGAGAAYATLSVLRHDGDLPLTATLLFVGARWGPMINVVIPVLLLYFPDGRLPSWRWRWPAACALAVLALGVLYILTVPWRVFSRGEAPAPGLRGVPLDPVTPSLPDGFWGHSELLFSVGFTGVMVTALAAFAARFRRSGGERRAQLRWMLLAGVAELLLAGLSLAVYRWASPDVAWWVGDLTLVASHAVLAAAILVAVARYRLYDVDLLLGRTLLYGSLAAAVIGIDVAVFTSVGAFIEEPLAAVTAAGVVAVLYAPLRLRLQRWVNRVLTGRGEPYDVVSALARRLEESIGPDELLMEVARVLSGAFGSPYVRVELDRTDGHTLVVQHGSAAQAGRDPVVIPFAYREVPIGRLTLVPRAGSRLSDADQRLLADVVRQAAAAARATEATEELQRARERLVTGIEEERRRLRRDLHDGLGPALAAAALKIETARNLAVRDPEAADGTLVDVRGDLRTVLGDVRRLVHDLRPPALDQFGLEGAVRRQAEQFTGGGLRVSVEVRGELAELPAAPEVAAYRIVAEALSNTARHAGARRCEVRLAAAADGLEVEVVDDGAGVAAGAGMGVGLVGMRERAEELGGRCTVSARNGGGTRVHAVIPYAGRGARAAVAAAVRGGAR
- a CDS encoding helix-turn-helix transcriptional regulator, producing MSHPTTRVLAMLELLQAHPGMGGAELARRLGVDRRTVRRYAARLDELGVPVVADRGRHGGYRLMPGYKLPPLMLTDDEAAAVVLGLLAGRRVGLPADATESALAKVQRVLPAALRDRVQALRDTLDFTLAPRPAAAPATDAVLTLAAAARDTRRVRLRYRSWKGEDSERDLDPHGLVFHSGRWYVTGHDHLSGQIRTFRVDRVVSAVAGAATYTVPDDADPVGRVTRSLAAVPYAHEVEVLLETTLDHARRRVPPTIGALAPVDGGVLLTARTERLDGTAALLAGLAVPFTVHRPDALRDAVRDLADALRAHADRPAPPAPDPTSGRQTRLPAAQDGLGPVGDL
- a CDS encoding LysR family transcriptional regulator, producing the protein MDLSLRLLRAFLVVAEEEHVGRAARRLFVSQPALSQDVRRLERQVGVALFDRGPRGMTLTPAGAAFADAARGALLALDRAADDARRAGGAGNRPRVSLAYTPSLGNDLLPRLLPELERRRPHIEISEREVDTGEAAPAVEAGRSDLALAHCPDPSPRLRATPLADEPLVAAVAADHPLARRDGPAALDELAGLDLLLWPRRTAPAYHDRILEICRAAGLTVTVRPGPRRALTRSYLLAGRDVFALLPRGAAALPVPGLALLPLRDPDAVVPLVLLGRHDEDRPETAEIADALRETVAALLDAGGPTP